In Acidaminococcus fermentans DSM 20731, one genomic interval encodes:
- the cysE gene encoding serine O-acetyltransferase has protein sequence MSGSRSVTAIRVEPRVIASVRRRSFFVSKREEKAMFASMRNDIRVIKQRDPAVKNTLEVVLCYSGLHAIWAYRLSHFFYKKSWFVTARFISTLARLATGIEIHPGAQIGEGLFIDHGSGIVIGETTIIGNNVSLYQGVTLGGTGKEKGKRHPTIGDYVVVACGAKVLGSFTVGEGAKIGAGSVVLKEVPPYATVVGIPGHVVARKGIRVAPAHSERDVDLNHNRLPDPIEDQIAALEKQVALLKRQVSDLRAQQEGPALKQVVNFR, from the coding sequence ATGAGCGGCAGTCGAAGTGTGACTGCAATCAGAGTGGAACCGCGAGTGATCGCCTCTGTCAGGAGGCGGTCTTTTTTTGTATCCAAAAGGGAGGAGAAAGCTATGTTTGCATCCATGCGCAATGATATCCGGGTTATCAAACAACGGGATCCGGCGGTGAAGAACACCCTGGAAGTTGTGCTCTGTTACTCGGGTCTCCACGCCATCTGGGCCTACCGGCTTTCCCATTTCTTCTATAAAAAGTCCTGGTTCGTTACCGCCCGTTTCATTTCCACCCTGGCCCGGCTGGCCACAGGCATCGAGATCCATCCCGGTGCCCAGATCGGAGAAGGGCTGTTCATCGACCACGGGTCCGGCATCGTCATCGGAGAAACCACCATCATCGGCAACAATGTTTCCCTGTACCAGGGAGTGACCCTGGGCGGCACCGGCAAGGAAAAAGGCAAACGGCATCCCACCATCGGAGACTATGTGGTGGTGGCCTGCGGAGCCAAGGTGCTGGGTTCCTTCACCGTGGGAGAAGGGGCCAAGATCGGGGCCGGCAGCGTGGTGCTGAAAGAAGTGCCTCCCTATGCCACAGTAGTGGGCATTCCCGGCCATGTGGTGGCCCGGAAAGGTATCCGGGTGGCTCCCGCCCATTCCGAACGGGATGTGGACCTGAACCACAACCGGCTGCCTGACCCCATCGAGGACCAGATTGCCGCCCTGGAAAAACAGGTGGCCCTGCTGAAACGGCAGGTCAGTGACCTGCGGGCCCAGCAGGAAGGCCCGGCCCTGAAGCAGGTGGTCAACTTCCGCTGA
- a CDS encoding L,D-transpeptidase, translating to MDGKNNGTEKSRAHKGKKLMLGVCTLVFLGVLLTGCFALGYKGVGAPGPTVPVKKTETVKKEQPALPEKKETPVESLQKKQKEPKQVAPQPAAEQPLVPGKKYAVLVDKSDHKLYLKDGDTVVRTWGCAIGKGGLGQKERRGDNMTPVGTFRIDEIDDASGWTHDFGDGNGEIQGAYGPWFLSLDTEDLSQGNWDGIGIHGTHDPASIGTDASEGCVRLDNANLRELEKVAYVGMPVTIQD from the coding sequence ATGGACGGAAAGAACAACGGGACGGAAAAGTCCCGGGCACATAAAGGAAAAAAACTGATGCTGGGGGTGTGCACCCTGGTGTTCCTGGGGGTACTGCTCACCGGCTGCTTTGCCCTGGGCTACAAGGGCGTGGGAGCTCCCGGTCCCACCGTACCGGTGAAAAAGACGGAAACGGTGAAAAAAGAACAGCCGGCTCTGCCGGAAAAGAAGGAGACTCCGGTGGAAAGCCTCCAGAAAAAACAGAAAGAACCCAAACAGGTTGCCCCCCAGCCGGCAGCGGAACAGCCTCTGGTACCGGGGAAAAAGTATGCCGTACTGGTGGACAAAAGTGACCATAAACTGTATCTGAAGGACGGGGATACGGTGGTCCGGACCTGGGGCTGCGCCATCGGCAAAGGCGGCCTGGGCCAGAAGGAACGCCGGGGGGACAACATGACTCCCGTGGGAACCTTCCGGATCGATGAAATCGATGACGCCTCCGGCTGGACCCACGATTTTGGGGACGGCAACGGGGAAATCCAGGGGGCCTACGGACCCTGGTTCCTGAGCCTGGATACGGAAGACCTGAGCCAGGGGAACTGGGATGGCATCGGGATCCACGGTACCCATGATCCGGCTTCCATCGGCACGGATGCTTCGGAAGGCTGTGTGCGCCTGGACAATGCCAATCTCCGGGAACTGGAAAAGGTGGCCTATGTGGGGATGCCGGTGACCATCCAGGACTGA